A genomic region of Kribbella sp. NBC_00382 contains the following coding sequences:
- a CDS encoding 1-aminocyclopropane-1-carboxylate deaminase — translation MSLSDFPRHSLTFGPSPVHPLKRLTEHLGGAQIWAKREDCNSGLAFGGNKTRKLEYLVPDALAQGATHLVTIGGIQSNHTRQVAAVAASLGLKARLVQESWVDWPDAVNDRVGNILLSRVMGADIELVEAGFGIGFKESWENALEQIRSGGGVPYAIPAGASDHPLGGLGFANWADEVRAQEEALGVFFDTIVVCSVTGSTHAGMIAGFAGQDRPRRVLGIDASAKIDETRAQVEKIARHTAAKIGLARELRDDEITVLEGWAGEYYGIPVQSTLDAIRLTGSLEGVILDPVYEGKSMAALIDLVRTAEIPRTSTVLYAHLGGQSALNAYSALFKN, via the coding sequence ATGAGCCTGAGCGACTTCCCCCGCCACTCCCTCACCTTCGGACCCAGCCCGGTGCATCCGCTCAAGCGCCTCACGGAACACCTCGGTGGAGCGCAGATCTGGGCCAAGCGCGAAGACTGCAACTCCGGCCTGGCATTCGGCGGCAACAAGACCCGCAAACTCGAGTACCTCGTGCCCGACGCGCTCGCCCAAGGCGCGACCCACCTCGTCACCATCGGCGGCATCCAGTCCAACCACACCCGCCAGGTCGCAGCCGTCGCCGCTTCACTCGGGCTCAAAGCGCGACTGGTCCAGGAGAGCTGGGTCGACTGGCCCGACGCGGTCAACGACCGGGTCGGCAACATCCTGCTCTCCCGCGTGATGGGCGCCGACATCGAACTCGTCGAGGCAGGCTTCGGCATCGGCTTCAAGGAGAGCTGGGAGAACGCACTCGAGCAGATCCGTTCCGGCGGCGGTGTCCCGTACGCGATCCCCGCCGGCGCCTCGGATCACCCGCTCGGCGGCCTCGGCTTCGCGAACTGGGCGGACGAAGTACGGGCTCAAGAAGAAGCGCTGGGCGTCTTCTTCGACACCATCGTCGTCTGCTCGGTCACCGGCTCGACCCACGCCGGCATGATCGCGGGCTTCGCCGGCCAGGACCGCCCGCGCCGGGTGCTCGGCATCGACGCCTCCGCCAAGATCGACGAGACCCGCGCCCAGGTGGAGAAGATCGCCCGTCACACCGCGGCCAAGATCGGCCTCGCCCGCGAGCTCCGCGACGACGAGATCACCGTCCTCGAAGGCTGGGCCGGCGAGTACTACGGAATCCCCGTCCAATCCACCCTCGACGCCATCCGCCTCACCGGCTCGCTCGAAGGCGTCATCCTCGACCCCGTCTACGAAGGCAAATCCATGGCCGCCCTGATCGACCTGGTCCGTACCGCCGAAATCCCCCGTACCTCCACCGTCCTCTACGCCCACCTAGGCGGCCAATCAGCCCTGAACGCCTACTCCGCCCTCTTCAAGAACTGA
- a CDS encoding SAM-dependent methyltransferase, translating to MAATIPYDTKAAPMAPDSPDPAPEFDTSQPTIARVYDALLGGKDNFAADREGAATYLKYVPDAGRCAIDNRDALVKGVQYLVRQAGIDQFLDIGSGLPTQKNTHQAAQEINSEAKVAYVDKDPIVLAHGRALLATNDSTIVVTADLRQPKEILDNEEIKAHLDWDRPIALMIVGIHMHFHDDELPDEWVRTIMDTLAPGSYLFITDFVDTGEPLQKAIEQAGLESLGNGWIRTPERITEHFLGLPLIPPGLDFLARWFPEDPDGDVPDVEDLQPYQRILMAGIAKKG from the coding sequence ATGGCGGCAACGATTCCCTACGACACGAAGGCTGCGCCGATGGCTCCCGACAGCCCGGATCCCGCTCCGGAGTTCGACACTTCCCAACCGACCATCGCGCGCGTCTACGACGCGTTGCTCGGTGGCAAGGACAACTTCGCAGCCGACCGCGAGGGTGCGGCGACCTACCTGAAGTACGTTCCGGATGCCGGCCGTTGCGCGATCGACAACCGGGACGCGCTGGTCAAGGGTGTGCAGTACCTGGTGCGCCAGGCGGGGATCGACCAGTTCCTGGACATCGGCTCCGGCCTGCCGACGCAGAAGAACACGCACCAGGCGGCGCAGGAGATCAACTCCGAGGCCAAGGTCGCGTACGTCGACAAGGACCCGATCGTGCTCGCCCACGGGCGCGCGCTGCTGGCGACCAACGACAGCACCATCGTCGTCACCGCCGACCTGCGGCAGCCGAAGGAGATCCTCGACAACGAGGAGATCAAGGCGCACCTGGACTGGGACCGCCCGATCGCGCTGATGATCGTCGGCATCCACATGCACTTCCACGACGACGAGCTGCCGGACGAGTGGGTCCGCACGATCATGGACACGCTGGCCCCGGGCAGCTACCTGTTCATCACCGACTTCGTCGACACCGGTGAGCCGCTGCAGAAGGCGATCGAGCAGGCCGGTCTGGAGAGCCTGGGCAACGGCTGGATCCGGACCCCGGAGCGGATCACCGAGCACTTCCTCGGTCTGCCGCTGATCCCGCCGGGCCTGGACTTCCTGGCCCGCTGGTTCCCGGAGGACCCGGACGGCGACGTGCCGGACGTCGAGGACCTGCAGCCGTACCAGCGGATCCTGATGGCCGGAATCGCCAAGAAGGGCTGA
- a CDS encoding DUF397 domain-containing protein translates to MTALYNGMPADAIDELIWRKSQRSGPNGNCVEVAKLPGGGVAMRNSRHTDGPALVFTKAEIEAFLGGVHDGEFDDLA, encoded by the coding sequence ATGACTGCTCTCTACAACGGCATGCCCGCCGACGCGATCGACGAGCTGATCTGGCGAAAGAGTCAGCGGAGTGGCCCGAACGGCAACTGCGTAGAGGTGGCGAAGCTTCCTGGCGGCGGTGTGGCGATGCGGAACTCGCGTCACACGGACGGACCGGCGCTGGTCTTCACCAAGGCCGAGATCGAAGCCTTTCTCGGCGGCGTTCACGATGGCGAGTTCGACGATCTCGCCTGA
- a CDS encoding sigma-70 family RNA polymerase sigma factor, whose product MSETSLDPTADLAKAQQGDDAAFTRLVGPLRRELHAHCYRMLGSSHDADDALQDALLRAWKAIARFEGRSTLRSWLYTVATRTCLDLVESRGRRALPMDLSPSSDRAVLEDPPRTEIAWLGPYPSDTPAASYEQREAVELAFVAALQHLPGNQRAALLLFEVLGFSAAEIATMMDTSTASVNSALQRARRLVADKVPEQSQQQTIHALGNERVQQLVASYSTALEQGDADALVALLTEDVTWSMPPLGHWYSGRAAVMDFATEVPLTRCPSWHNLATTANGQPAIAGYLGMTPDSEHTAWSITVLTLRDDKIAAVTSFIGPEHFELLGLPLTH is encoded by the coding sequence GTGAGCGAAACCTCCCTCGACCCGACAGCCGATCTCGCCAAGGCGCAGCAGGGCGACGACGCGGCGTTCACGCGGCTGGTCGGGCCGTTGCGGCGGGAGCTGCATGCGCATTGCTACCGGATGCTCGGTTCGTCCCACGATGCCGACGACGCTCTGCAGGACGCGTTGCTCCGGGCGTGGAAGGCGATCGCCCGCTTCGAAGGCCGCAGTACGCTCCGATCTTGGCTGTACACCGTTGCCACCCGCACCTGTCTCGACCTGGTCGAGAGCCGCGGCCGCCGTGCGCTCCCGATGGACCTCAGCCCGTCGAGCGACCGCGCAGTACTCGAAGACCCACCGCGAACCGAGATCGCCTGGCTCGGTCCGTACCCCAGCGACACCCCCGCAGCGAGCTACGAACAGCGCGAAGCAGTCGAGCTCGCCTTCGTCGCCGCTCTCCAGCACCTCCCCGGCAACCAGCGCGCCGCACTGCTGCTCTTCGAGGTACTAGGGTTCAGCGCCGCCGAGATCGCCACCATGATGGACACCTCGACCGCCTCGGTGAACAGCGCCCTCCAACGCGCCCGCCGTCTCGTCGCCGACAAGGTCCCCGAGCAAAGCCAGCAACAGACGATCCATGCCCTCGGCAACGAACGCGTCCAGCAACTGGTCGCGAGCTACTCGACAGCCCTCGAGCAAGGCGATGCCGACGCCCTCGTCGCGCTGCTCACCGAAGACGTCACCTGGTCGATGCCGCCGCTCGGCCACTGGTACTCGGGGCGAGCCGCCGTGATGGATTTCGCCACCGAGGTCCCACTGACGCGCTGCCCGAGCTGGCACAACCTCGCGACCACCGCCAACGGCCAGCCCGCGATCGCCGGCTACCTCGGCATGACGCCCGACAGCGAGCACACCGCCTGGTCGATCACCGTCCTGACCTTGCGCGACGACAAGATCGCCGCCGTGACCTCGTTCATCGGCCCCGAACACTTCGAACTCCTCGGACTGCCGCTAACCCACTGA
- a CDS encoding GbsR/MarR family transcriptional regulator: MPGGRLTQQDRRLIATRLIEGHGYAEIARELDRPTSTISREVTRNGGRTGYRAEHAHLATSSRARRRKHPAPETEAPTKDAYGRDRAAVREYAELFAETMVETGLPRMASRVLAHLYTADAPSLTAADLVRELKVSPASISKAITYLEGLELARREPDPAGRHERYLIAEDIWIQAWRTSARANANWAGTARKGAELLDPSTPAGERLERMSQFFQHLSDDMSGLGPDPEAAEDTATILAALIHAARPLTAPQLAAALTWPLARVTTALTTAQTYDTDPLALTTVAPDTYTVTVTRLTDTQRHALTSAGSAAP; the protein is encoded by the coding sequence ATGCCGGGAGGACGGCTGACCCAGCAGGACCGCCGGCTGATCGCCACCCGGTTAATTGAGGGCCATGGGTACGCCGAGATCGCGCGCGAGCTCGACCGCCCCACCTCGACGATCAGCCGCGAGGTCACCCGCAACGGCGGCCGCACCGGCTACCGCGCCGAACACGCCCACCTCGCCACAAGCTCCCGAGCCCGCCGCCGCAAGCACCCTGCACCTGAGACGGAAGCTCCCACCAAGGACGCCTACGGTCGCGACCGCGCCGCCGTCCGCGAGTACGCCGAACTATTCGCCGAGACCATGGTCGAGACCGGCCTGCCCCGGATGGCGTCGCGCGTCCTCGCCCACCTCTACACCGCTGACGCCCCCAGCCTCACCGCCGCCGACCTGGTCCGCGAGCTCAAGGTCAGCCCCGCCTCCATCTCCAAGGCGATCACCTACCTGGAGGGCCTCGAACTGGCGCGCCGCGAACCAGATCCGGCCGGCCGCCACGAGCGCTATCTGATCGCCGAGGACATCTGGATCCAGGCCTGGCGGACCAGCGCCCGCGCCAACGCCAACTGGGCCGGCACCGCCCGCAAAGGCGCCGAACTCCTAGACCCGTCAACTCCCGCAGGCGAACGCCTCGAACGAATGAGCCAGTTCTTCCAGCACCTCAGCGACGACATGTCAGGCCTCGGCCCCGACCCCGAGGCCGCCGAAGACACCGCCACCATCCTGGCCGCCCTGATCCACGCCGCCCGCCCCCTAACCGCCCCCCAACTAGCCGCCGCCCTCACCTGGCCACTCGCCCGAGTCACGACCGCCCTCACCACCGCCCAGACCTACGACACCGACCCCCTGGCCCTGACCACAGTCGCCCCCGACACCTACACCGTGACCGTCACCCGCCTAACCGACACCCAACGCCACGCCCTGACCAGCGCCGGCTCAGCCGCGCCCTGA
- a CDS encoding ABC transporter ATP-binding protein codes for MTEVVLEVDGLRMRYGATDVLHDVTLRARRGEVLALLGPNGAGKTTTIEILEGFRLRSAGRVSVLGVDPAEGDERWRARLGVVLQSWRDHGKWRVRELLKHLGEYYAPYSTAAVQRPWDADELIEAVGLTEHAGQKIKTLSGGQRRRLDVAIGIVGRPEVLFLDEPTAGFDPVARHEFHELVARLAAEEGTTVLLTTHDLDEAGKLADRILILAGGRIVAAGTEAELTRLIAGQDEVRWTVDGQRFTESVGESTAFVRGLFSQYGEALTELEVRRATLEDTYLTLVRQNEVA; via the coding sequence ATGACTGAGGTTGTTCTCGAGGTGGACGGGCTGCGGATGCGGTACGGCGCCACCGACGTGCTGCATGACGTGACGCTGCGGGCGCGGCGGGGTGAAGTACTGGCGTTGCTCGGTCCGAACGGGGCGGGCAAGACGACGACGATCGAGATCCTGGAGGGTTTCCGGCTGCGGTCGGCCGGGCGGGTCTCGGTCCTCGGAGTGGATCCGGCCGAGGGCGACGAGCGGTGGCGGGCGCGGCTGGGCGTAGTACTGCAATCGTGGCGGGACCACGGCAAGTGGCGGGTGCGGGAGTTGCTCAAGCATCTTGGCGAGTACTACGCGCCGTACTCGACCGCCGCGGTGCAACGGCCGTGGGACGCCGATGAGCTGATCGAAGCGGTCGGGCTCACCGAGCATGCGGGGCAAAAGATCAAGACGTTGTCGGGTGGGCAGCGGCGCCGGCTCGATGTTGCGATCGGGATCGTCGGGCGGCCGGAGGTGCTGTTCCTCGACGAGCCGACGGCTGGGTTCGATCCGGTGGCGCGGCATGAGTTCCATGAGTTGGTGGCTCGGCTGGCGGCGGAGGAGGGGACGACGGTGCTGCTGACGACCCACGATCTCGACGAGGCCGGCAAGCTGGCCGATCGCATCCTGATACTGGCCGGCGGGCGGATCGTTGCCGCTGGCACCGAAGCCGAGTTGACCCGGCTGATCGCGGGGCAGGACGAGGTTCGGTGGACTGTCGACGGGCAGCGCTTCACCGAGTCGGTTGGTGAGTCGACGGCGTTCGTACGCGGGCTGTTCAGCCAGTACGGCGAGGCGCTGACGGAGCTGGAGGTCCGGCGGGCGACGCTCGAGGACACGTACCTGACCCTGGTACGACAGAACGAGGTGGCGTGA
- a CDS encoding ABC transporter permease, protein MSPRTMAIRTGWRRGVIELRQSFTNPGELVSHFLWPVLLLIALYFLRDKSFGTTGFGLGALALPSMLGMNAAMGMISMSQQLTADREDGTLLRAKATPNGMLGYLVSKVVSVAGGLIVDLAILLIPGLLIIDGLAVNRPWTLLWVLLLGLLATLPIGAVLGSVFTSARSQGLIQLPVLALIGISGIFYPVTALPGWLEFVAQLTPIYWLGLGMRSALLPGDAVAVEVGESWRHLETVGVLGVWAVVGLLVAPVVLRRMARRESGSSVAGRREKALQRIG, encoded by the coding sequence ATGAGCCCGCGGACGATGGCGATCCGGACCGGCTGGCGGCGGGGCGTGATCGAGCTGCGGCAGTCCTTCACGAACCCGGGCGAGCTGGTCAGCCACTTCCTCTGGCCGGTGCTCCTGCTGATCGCCCTGTACTTCCTGCGCGACAAGTCTTTTGGAACGACCGGTTTCGGGCTGGGCGCGTTGGCGTTGCCGAGCATGCTTGGGATGAACGCGGCGATGGGCATGATCAGCATGAGCCAGCAGCTCACCGCCGATCGCGAGGACGGCACGCTGCTGCGGGCGAAGGCGACGCCCAACGGCATGCTCGGGTACTTGGTGAGCAAGGTCGTCTCGGTGGCGGGTGGGCTGATCGTCGACCTGGCGATCCTGCTGATCCCGGGGCTGTTGATCATCGATGGACTTGCGGTGAATCGGCCGTGGACCCTGCTGTGGGTGCTGCTGCTCGGGTTGCTGGCGACCTTGCCGATCGGGGCCGTACTGGGGTCGGTGTTCACGAGTGCGCGGTCGCAGGGGTTGATCCAGTTGCCGGTGCTGGCGCTGATCGGGATCTCGGGGATCTTTTACCCGGTGACGGCGTTGCCGGGGTGGTTGGAGTTCGTGGCGCAGTTGACGCCGATCTACTGGCTCGGGCTGGGGATGCGGTCGGCGTTGCTGCCGGGGGATGCGGTCGCGGTGGAGGTCGGCGAGTCTTGGCGGCATTTGGAGACGGTGGGGGTGCTCGGCGTGTGGGCGGTTGTTGGGTTGCTGGTGGCTCCCGTCGTACTGCGTCGGATGGCGCGGCGGGAGTCGGGGTCGAGCGTGGCCGGTCGTCGGGAGAAGGCGTTGCAGCGGATCGGATGA
- a CDS encoding DUF2461 domain-containing protein has product MSFTGFPAAALDFYDDLEMDNSKTFWTANKHVYEESVRAPMVALLAALEEEFGAAKIFRPYRDVRFAKDKTPYKTAQGAFVALGPSTGYYVQVAAPGVRVGAGFYEASADRLARVRTAIDEDRRGKELEKLLAKLQASGWTLGGDKLKTTPRGYTADHPRIELLRHKSMTLGKSYGFEPIIHTPALADQIRTDWRTTAPFLDWINTNA; this is encoded by the coding sequence ATGAGTTTCACCGGTTTCCCGGCGGCGGCGCTGGACTTCTACGACGATCTCGAGATGGACAACAGCAAGACGTTCTGGACGGCGAACAAGCACGTCTACGAGGAGTCCGTCCGGGCGCCGATGGTCGCGCTGCTGGCTGCGCTGGAGGAGGAGTTCGGAGCGGCCAAGATCTTCCGGCCGTACCGTGACGTTCGCTTCGCCAAGGACAAGACGCCGTACAAGACCGCCCAGGGCGCTTTCGTCGCGCTCGGTCCGTCCACCGGGTACTACGTTCAGGTGGCGGCACCTGGTGTCCGGGTCGGTGCCGGGTTCTACGAGGCGTCGGCCGATCGGCTCGCGCGGGTGCGTACGGCGATCGACGAGGACCGTCGTGGCAAGGAGCTCGAGAAGCTGCTCGCCAAGCTGCAAGCATCCGGCTGGACCCTCGGCGGCGACAAACTCAAGACGACTCCTCGCGGCTACACCGCCGACCACCCTCGCATCGAGCTACTCCGCCACAAGTCGATGACGCTGGGCAAGTCCTACGGCTTCGAGCCCATCATCCACACCCCAGCCCTAGCCGACCAGATCCGCACCGACTGGCGCACCACAGCCCCGTTCCTCGACTGGATCAACACCAACGCCTAA
- a CDS encoding helix-turn-helix domain-containing protein, whose product MTESGAPGGPTALRIILGAHLRRMREAAGITRSDAGWEIRSSESKVSWMELGRVGFKERDVRDLLSLYGIDDPEERERLLALARDANNPGWWHRFGDVLPSWFHSYLGLESAAQLIRTYELQFVPGLLQTPEYVRAVVQLGRGLIPAEEVERRVSLRVNRQEVLQRANPVRLWAVVDESVLRRPIGGLKAMRIQLESLIEASHMPNVTLQVMPFDSGGHAATGGAYSILRFPEQDLPDIVYIEHLTSALYLDKLEDLDQYTATMEALCVAAPPPSKTRDKLAQILHDYT is encoded by the coding sequence GTGACGGAGTCGGGCGCGCCAGGCGGGCCGACCGCGCTGCGGATCATCCTCGGCGCACACCTGCGGAGAATGCGTGAGGCGGCTGGGATCACCCGGTCCGATGCCGGCTGGGAGATCCGCTCGTCGGAGTCCAAGGTCAGCTGGATGGAGCTGGGCCGGGTCGGCTTCAAGGAGCGCGACGTCCGCGACCTGCTGTCTCTGTACGGCATCGACGACCCCGAAGAGCGCGAGCGGCTGCTTGCTCTTGCCCGCGACGCGAACAACCCCGGCTGGTGGCACCGCTTCGGCGACGTACTGCCCAGCTGGTTCCACTCTTATCTCGGGCTCGAGTCCGCCGCGCAGCTGATCCGTACCTATGAGCTGCAGTTCGTCCCGGGTCTGCTGCAGACCCCGGAGTACGTCCGCGCAGTCGTCCAGCTCGGCCGCGGGCTGATCCCGGCCGAGGAGGTCGAGCGCCGCGTCTCCCTGCGGGTCAACCGCCAGGAGGTCCTGCAGCGGGCAAACCCGGTCCGCCTCTGGGCCGTGGTCGACGAGTCGGTACTACGCCGCCCGATCGGCGGCCTGAAGGCGATGCGCATCCAACTGGAGTCCCTGATCGAGGCATCCCACATGCCCAACGTGACTCTGCAGGTCATGCCCTTCGACTCCGGCGGCCACGCAGCCACCGGCGGCGCGTACAGCATCCTGCGTTTTCCCGAGCAGGACCTACCGGACATCGTCTACATCGAGCACCTCACCAGCGCCCTCTACCTGGACAAGCTCGAAGACCTCGACCAGTACACGGCCACCATGGAAGCCCTCTGCGTAGCCGCACCCCCACCCAGCAAAACCCGCGACAAACTAGCCCAAATCCTCCACGACTACACCTGA
- a CDS encoding NAD-dependent epimerase/dehydratase family protein: MRIAVIGGTGHIGSYLVPELVQLGHQVVVLSRGERTPYRASSAWNRVERVQVDRDAEDAAGTFGERVRALGADVVIDLICFTEESARQLGEALRGQVRHLLHCGTIWVHGPSALVPTPEEAVTVPFGEYGIAKAAIERYLLGGDGLLGTDGLPATVIRPGHITGPGWAPINPAGHLDLGVFETLANGNELVLPNLGLETVQHVHAADVAGVFLAALANRSVAIGESFHAVAAGAMTLRGYAEGVARWFGQEPRLSFLPWEEWRKTVSDRDAAITLDHITHSPHCSMEKANRLLGFRPSYSALAATLDALTWLIDNGKLTVDTVPLDRR; this comes from the coding sequence ATGCGAATCGCGGTCATCGGAGGTACCGGGCACATCGGCAGCTACCTGGTCCCGGAGTTGGTGCAACTGGGGCATCAGGTCGTCGTGCTCAGCCGCGGCGAGCGTACGCCGTACCGGGCAAGCTCGGCCTGGAATCGGGTCGAGCGCGTTCAGGTCGATCGGGATGCGGAGGACGCCGCCGGGACCTTCGGGGAGCGGGTTCGCGCGCTCGGTGCTGACGTGGTGATCGATCTGATCTGCTTCACCGAGGAGAGTGCCCGGCAGTTGGGTGAGGCGCTGCGGGGTCAGGTGCGGCATCTGTTGCACTGCGGGACCATCTGGGTGCACGGCCCGAGTGCGCTCGTACCGACGCCGGAAGAGGCGGTGACGGTCCCGTTCGGCGAGTACGGGATCGCCAAGGCCGCGATCGAGCGTTACCTGCTCGGCGGCGACGGACTGCTCGGCACCGACGGGTTGCCCGCGACCGTGATCCGGCCTGGGCACATCACCGGGCCGGGGTGGGCGCCGATCAATCCGGCCGGGCACCTCGACCTCGGCGTCTTCGAGACTCTTGCTAACGGCAACGAACTGGTACTTCCGAACCTCGGCCTGGAGACGGTGCAGCACGTGCACGCGGCCGACGTCGCCGGCGTCTTCCTCGCCGCGCTGGCCAATCGGTCGGTCGCGATCGGCGAGAGCTTCCATGCCGTCGCCGCCGGCGCGATGACGCTGCGCGGGTACGCCGAGGGGGTGGCTCGCTGGTTCGGCCAGGAGCCACGGCTGTCCTTCCTGCCATGGGAAGAGTGGCGCAAGACGGTCTCGGACCGCGATGCCGCCATCACCCTCGACCACATCACCCACAGCCCGCATTGCTCGATGGAGAAGGCCAACAGACTCCTCGGCTTCCGCCCCTCGTACTCCGCTCTCGCCGCAACCCTCGACGCCCTCACCTGGCTCATCGACAACGGCAAGCTCACGGTCGACACCGTCCCGCTCGACAGGAGGTAG
- a CDS encoding alpha/beta fold hydrolase, whose amino-acid sequence MGHLATAADGTRIAYQLQGDGPQLLLLAGQANSHHWWDPVRADFERQTITLDWRGTGDSDRPDVVYSTEGFADDVIAVLDDAGIESIDVYGTSMGGRVAQWLAIRYPERVRSLVLGCTSPGKKHGYERSQDIRQALARADQAGRDRILLDLMYTPTWLANHPGPYYVLGDSTMPTYARGRHLVASNNHDAWDELPAIKSPTLILHGADDLFSPAANADLLASRIPDARAHVIPHARHAYFHEFQSVASQLVLDFLADSSV is encoded by the coding sequence ATGGGCCACCTGGCCACTGCCGCCGACGGAACCCGGATCGCCTACCAACTCCAAGGCGACGGCCCGCAATTGCTCCTCTTGGCCGGCCAGGCGAACAGCCATCACTGGTGGGATCCGGTCAGAGCAGATTTCGAGCGCCAAACGATCACCCTCGATTGGCGCGGTACCGGCGACAGCGACCGCCCGGACGTCGTCTACAGCACCGAGGGTTTCGCCGACGACGTGATCGCAGTACTGGACGATGCAGGGATCGAGTCGATCGACGTCTACGGCACCTCGATGGGCGGGCGGGTCGCCCAATGGCTCGCGATCCGCTATCCGGAGCGAGTGCGATCACTCGTCCTCGGCTGCACGTCCCCCGGCAAGAAGCACGGCTACGAGCGCAGCCAGGACATCCGCCAAGCCCTCGCCCGAGCAGACCAGGCCGGACGCGACCGCATCCTGCTCGACCTGATGTACACCCCAACCTGGCTGGCCAACCACCCCGGCCCGTACTACGTATTGGGCGACTCCACCATGCCGACGTACGCCCGAGGTCGTCACCTCGTCGCCAGCAACAACCACGACGCCTGGGACGAACTCCCCGCGATCAAGTCCCCCACCCTGATCCTCCACGGCGCCGACGACCTCTTCAGCCCAGCCGCGAACGCCGACCTCCTCGCCAGCCGCATCCCCGACGCCCGCGCCCACGTCATCCCCCATGCCCGCCATGCCTACTTCCACGAGTTCCAATCCGTCGCGAGCCAACTGGTCCTCGACTTCCTGGCAGACTCATCGGTGTGA
- a CDS encoding NAD(P)/FAD-dependent oxidoreductase has protein sequence MTWDLVIVGAGPAGAAAALGALAVEPGLSVLLLDRQEFPRDKACGDGIAPQVFDLLAEVGVTGVVDDRTPIRRLSLRRGSLGVDRMMARPAYVVPRAVFDARLVLAAVDAGAVLRKQRVTRVEVQRSSVRVDDVDARMVVGADGAYSLVRGALGIAGGPVALALRGYAPTPSGRAEQQVIVFGTARQPSYAWSFDRGDGWSNVGYGEQLRAGRERPTRAGLLRELEVLLPGATDGAVDWRGHHLPLASWRWRPETGRVMLVGDAAGLINPMTGEGIYYAIATGMLAGRAAVGALRRGSGDAGTEYRRSVGALLGRHLRDTAFAARLTRSGRVLDAGIRASAADQVVFDNLVEIGLADGVLRSAALRRIVGHLAR, from the coding sequence GTGACCTGGGATCTGGTGATAGTCGGGGCTGGGCCGGCGGGGGCTGCGGCTGCGTTGGGGGCGTTGGCGGTTGAGCCTGGGTTGTCGGTGTTGTTGCTTGATCGGCAGGAGTTTCCGCGGGACAAGGCGTGTGGGGATGGGATTGCTCCGCAGGTTTTTGATCTGTTGGCGGAGGTTGGGGTTACGGGGGTGGTCGACGACCGGACGCCGATTCGCCGGCTCTCGCTGCGGCGTGGATCGCTTGGGGTTGATCGGATGATGGCGCGGCCGGCATACGTGGTTCCGCGGGCTGTGTTCGACGCGCGGCTGGTTTTGGCGGCGGTGGACGCGGGGGCGGTACTGCGGAAGCAGCGCGTGACTCGGGTTGAGGTGCAGCGGTCGTCGGTGCGCGTTGATGACGTCGACGCACGGATGGTGGTGGGTGCGGATGGGGCGTACTCGCTCGTCCGAGGGGCGTTGGGGATCGCGGGCGGGCCGGTGGCGTTGGCGTTGCGGGGATATGCGCCGACGCCTTCGGGGAGGGCTGAGCAGCAGGTGATCGTGTTCGGGACGGCGCGGCAGCCGTCGTATGCGTGGTCGTTCGATCGTGGGGACGGCTGGTCGAATGTTGGGTACGGCGAGCAGCTCAGGGCTGGGCGGGAGCGGCCCACTCGCGCCGGGCTGCTCCGTGAGCTCGAAGTGTTGTTGCCTGGAGCAACTGATGGGGCTGTGGACTGGCGCGGGCATCATCTGCCGCTGGCCTCGTGGAGGTGGCGGCCGGAGACAGGGCGGGTGATGCTGGTGGGTGACGCGGCTGGGCTGATCAACCCGATGACGGGTGAGGGGATCTACTACGCGATCGCCACCGGGATGCTGGCGGGGCGGGCTGCGGTCGGTGCGCTGCGGCGGGGCTCGGGCGATGCAGGCACGGAGTACCGGCGGTCGGTGGGAGCGTTGCTGGGGAGACACCTGCGGGATACGGCATTCGCTGCCCGGCTGACTCGGTCGGGGCGGGTGCTCGACGCGGGAATCAGAGCGTCGGCGGCGGATCAGGTTGTGTTCGACAACCTCGTCGAGATCGGCCTCGCCGATGGCGTACTACGATCCGCCGCGCTCCGCCGGATCGTCGGACACCTGGCGCGATGA